In the Juglans microcarpa x Juglans regia isolate MS1-56 chromosome 6D, Jm3101_v1.0, whole genome shotgun sequence genome, one interval contains:
- the LOC121234169 gene encoding LOW QUALITY PROTEIN: U-box domain-containing protein 38 (The sequence of the model RefSeq protein was modified relative to this genomic sequence to represent the inferred CDS: inserted 3 bases in 3 codons) → MGGNGKHRWKISFHRTSSISSSNSKMESKQPNKEFICPVSRSLMSDPVVVSSGQTFERVSVQVCRDLGYSPKLEDGSRPDFTTVISNLAIKSTILNWCESSGTEYPRAPAYRTVEQLVRSEMAAGRYSGPKIRVSEQELLRGVADNPPVIFSHAATELGHRVNHFYSSSSEESVVIAXSPATPLPLTTRPSCYSSFSPSSEIVENETLTQTLNPQSLTPEEEQFLAKLKSTEVFEQEEAVISLRKLTRTREDLRVPLCTPRLLSAVRSLISSNYATVQTNAIALLVNLSLENRNKVLIVRSGFVPLLIEALMDGASESQEHAAGALFSLAIEDDNQMAIGVLGALAPLMHSLRSDSERTRNDSALALYHLTLIQSNRVKLVKLGSVPTLLAMTKDGNLASRVLLILCNLALCTEGKSVMLDANAVECLVGLLRKGGWTXEATRENCVAALWALSQGSMRFXGLAKDARAGEVLREIEERGSERAREKAKRILQMMRGREEEEAARAKHWEGVLDSGSGVSRNRYRVGGGRNMNGPSSTTF, encoded by the exons ATGGGCGGTAATGGGAAACACAGGTGGAAAATCTCATTCCATCGCACCAGCTCCATCTCTAGCTCTAACTCTAAGATGGAGTCCAAGCAACCCAACAAGGAATTCATCTGCCCCGTTTCCCGCTCCTTGATGTCTGACCCTGTCGTCGTCTCTTCCGGTCAAACCTTCGAGCGCGTCTCCGTACAAGTCTGCCGGGACCTTGGGTATTCGCCCAAGCTCGAGGATGGGTCCAGACCAGATTTCACTACCGTGATATCGAATTTGGCCATCAAATCCACAATCCTTAACTGGTGCGAGAGTTCGGGTACGGAGTACCCTCGCGCACCGGCTTATCGCACAGTAGAGCAACTTGTCCGGTCGGAGATGGCGGCGGGTAGGTATTCGGGGCCCAAGATTAGGGTTTCTGAGCAGGAGTTGTTGAGGGGCGTGGCGGATAACCCGCCGGTGATTTTCTCCCACGCGGCGACCGAGTTGGGTCACCGAGTCAACCACTTCTACTCGAGCTCGTCGGAGGAATCGGTTGTAATCG GGAGTCCGGCCACTCCTTTGCCTCTTACGACTCGGCCTTCGTGCTACTCGTCCTTCTCTCCTTCCTCCGAAATCGTCGAGAACGAAACCCTAACTCAAACCCTAAACCCTCAGTCTCTGACTCCCGAAGAGGAACAATTTCTCGCGAAGTTGAAGAGTACCGAGGTGTTCGAACAAGAAGAAGCGGTGATTTCGCTGAGAAAGCTCACGAGGACCAGAGAAGATCTCAGGGTTCCTCTCTGTACCCCTAGGCTACTCTCAGCCGTCCGATCACTTATATCATCCAACTACGCCACCGTACAAACCAACGCCATCGCTTTGTTGGTGAATCTCTCTCTCGAGAATCGCAACAAGGTGCTGATCGTAAGGTCAGGATTCGTCCCCCTCCTAATCGAAGCGTTGATGGACGGAGCCAGTGAATCGCAGGAGCACGCGGCCGGTGCTCTCTTCAGCTTAGCGATAGAGGACGATAACCAGATGGCAATCGGAGTGTTGGGGGCTTTAGCGCCTTTAATGCACTCGCTGAGGTCCGATAGCGAGCGAACTCGGAACGATTCGGCCCTGGCTCTGTACCATCTGACGCTGATACAGAGCAACAGGGTCAAGCTCGTGAAGCTCGGATCCGTGCCGACCCTGCTGGCAATGACGAAGGACGGGAACTTAGCTAGCCGGGTGCTGTTGATATTATGCAATCTGGCGCTATGCACGGAGGGGAAGTCGGTAATGCTGGACGCGAATGCGGTGGAATGCTTGGTGGGATTGCTGAGGAAGGGGGGGTGGA CGGAAGCTACACGGGAGAACTGCGTGGCGGCTTTGTGGGCACTGAGTCAAGGGAGCATGAGGT AGGGGTTGGCGAAGGATGCAAGAGCGGGGGAGGTGCTGAGGGAGATAGAGGAGAGAGGGAGCGAGAGGGCGAGAGAGAAGGCGAAGAGGATATTGCAGATgatgagagggagggaggaggaggaggcggcCAGGGCGAAGCACTGGGAGGGGGTTTTAGACTCCGGTAGTGGAGTTAGTCGGAATCGCTATCGAGTTGGCGGCGGGAGGAACATGAACGGTCCAAGTTCAACGACCTTTTGA
- the LOC121235746 gene encoding ribosomal RNA small subunit methyltransferase G isoform X2: MLVWRGMVPNIQFSRGNFFKHLPASTPTSICCPCNIISTGTLFTTRALRSSYFESLASHQKDQVHLYVDTLLQWNQRMNLTAVTEVNEVMERHIEDSLAIIPPMRSSYASHCNDSVDSINLVDVGSGAGLPGLILAIACPDWKVTLLESMNKRCVFLENAIGLAGLSNVRVVRGRAENLGQDLCFREKFDVAVARAVAEMRILAEYCLPLVRVGGLFVAAKGHDPQEEVRNAERAIQMMGSSLLQLSSGGYFACMIHSIHFQSSPLRLGYEFFACTYFWHLIMLFFVESHSPYGQRTAIICLKDRPTPRKYPRDPGVPAKAPL; the protein is encoded by the exons ATGTTGGTTTGGCGTGGTATGGTTCCCAACATTCAATTTTCTCGGGGGAATTTCTTCAAGCACCTTCCGGCTTCGACACCAACGTCTATTTGTTGCCCGTGCAACATCATAAGCACTGGAACCTTATTCACTACTCGAGCACTTAGATCTTCCTATTTCGAATCCCTTGCTTCCCATCAAAAGGATCAGGTCCATCTCTACGTTGACACTCTTCTCCAATGGAACCAG AGAATGAATCTTACCGCCGTTACAGAGGTAAATGAGGTTATGGAAAGGCACATTGAGGATTCACTTGCAATTATACCCCCTATGAGAAGTTCTTATGCCTCCCACTGTAACGACTCAGTCGACAGCATCAACCTCGTTGATGTCGGAAGCGGCGCGGGGCTTCCCGGATTGATTTTAGCTATTGCTTGCCCAG ATTGGAAGGTAACCCTATTAGAGTCTATGAACAAGCGCTGCGTTTTCTTGGAGAATGCCATAGGTCTTGCTGGCTTGTCTAATGTCCGAGTTGTGAGAGGAAGAGCGGAG AATTTGGGGCAGGATCTTTGCTTCAGAGAAAAATTTGATGTAGCAGTGGCAAGGGCGGTTGCAGAGATGAGAATCTTAG CTGAATACTGTCTTCCACTGGTTCGCGTTGGTGGTCTATTTGTAGCTGCAAAGGGTCATGATCCTCAG GAGGAAGTTAGAAATGCAGAAAGAGCAATTCAAATGATGGGTTCTTCCCTGTTGCAACTTTCCTCAG GTGGATATTTTGCCTGTATGATCCATTCCATACATTTTCAGTCTTCACCTCTGCGGCTAGGATATGAGTTCTTTGCCTGCACATATTTTTGGCACTTAATCATGTTGTTTTTTG TGGAGTCACACAGCCCATATGGACAGCGAACTGCCATTATATGTTTGAAAGATCGCCCCACCCCAAGAAAGTATCCTCGTGATCCGGGGGTACCAGCAAAAGCACCACTGTAA
- the LOC121235746 gene encoding ribosomal RNA small subunit methyltransferase G isoform X3, which translates to MLVWRGMVPNIQFSRGNFFKHLPASTPTSICCPCNIISTGTLFTTRALRSSYFESLASHQKDQVHLYVDTLLQWNQRMNLTAVTEVNEVMERHIEDSLAIIPPMRSSYASHCNDSVDSINLVDVGSGAGLPGLILAIACPDWKVTLLESMNKRCVFLENAIGLAGLSNVRVVRGRAENLGQDLCFREKFDVAVARAVAEMRILAEYCLPLVRVGGLFVAAKGHDPQEEVRNAERAIQMMGSSLLQLSSVESHSPYGQRTAIICLKDRPTPRKYPRDPGVPAKAPL; encoded by the exons ATGTTGGTTTGGCGTGGTATGGTTCCCAACATTCAATTTTCTCGGGGGAATTTCTTCAAGCACCTTCCGGCTTCGACACCAACGTCTATTTGTTGCCCGTGCAACATCATAAGCACTGGAACCTTATTCACTACTCGAGCACTTAGATCTTCCTATTTCGAATCCCTTGCTTCCCATCAAAAGGATCAGGTCCATCTCTACGTTGACACTCTTCTCCAATGGAACCAG AGAATGAATCTTACCGCCGTTACAGAGGTAAATGAGGTTATGGAAAGGCACATTGAGGATTCACTTGCAATTATACCCCCTATGAGAAGTTCTTATGCCTCCCACTGTAACGACTCAGTCGACAGCATCAACCTCGTTGATGTCGGAAGCGGCGCGGGGCTTCCCGGATTGATTTTAGCTATTGCTTGCCCAG ATTGGAAGGTAACCCTATTAGAGTCTATGAACAAGCGCTGCGTTTTCTTGGAGAATGCCATAGGTCTTGCTGGCTTGTCTAATGTCCGAGTTGTGAGAGGAAGAGCGGAG AATTTGGGGCAGGATCTTTGCTTCAGAGAAAAATTTGATGTAGCAGTGGCAAGGGCGGTTGCAGAGATGAGAATCTTAG CTGAATACTGTCTTCCACTGGTTCGCGTTGGTGGTCTATTTGTAGCTGCAAAGGGTCATGATCCTCAG GAGGAAGTTAGAAATGCAGAAAGAGCAATTCAAATGATGGGTTCTTCCCTGTTGCAACTTTCCTCAG TGGAGTCACACAGCCCATATGGACAGCGAACTGCCATTATATGTTTGAAAGATCGCCCCACCCCAAGAAAGTATCCTCGTGATCCGGGGGTACCAGCAAAAGCACCACTGTAA
- the LOC121235746 gene encoding ribosomal RNA small subunit methyltransferase G isoform X1: MLVWRGMVPNIQFSRGNFFKHLPASTPTSICCPCNIISTGTLFTTRALRSSYFESLASHQKDQVHLYVDTLLQWNQRMNLTAVTEVNEVMERHIEDSLAIIPPMRSSYASHCNDSVDSINLVDVGSGAGLPGLILAIACPDWKVTLLESMNKRCVFLENAIGLAGLSNVRVVRGRAENLGQDLCFREKFDVAVARAVAEMRILAEYCLPLVRVGGLFVAAKGHDPQEEVRNAERAIQMMGSSLLQLSSGGYFACMIHSIHFQSSPLRLGYEFFACTYFWHLIMLFFVFLVCPVESHSPYGQRTAIICLKDRPTPRKYPRDPGVPAKAPL, encoded by the exons ATGTTGGTTTGGCGTGGTATGGTTCCCAACATTCAATTTTCTCGGGGGAATTTCTTCAAGCACCTTCCGGCTTCGACACCAACGTCTATTTGTTGCCCGTGCAACATCATAAGCACTGGAACCTTATTCACTACTCGAGCACTTAGATCTTCCTATTTCGAATCCCTTGCTTCCCATCAAAAGGATCAGGTCCATCTCTACGTTGACACTCTTCTCCAATGGAACCAG AGAATGAATCTTACCGCCGTTACAGAGGTAAATGAGGTTATGGAAAGGCACATTGAGGATTCACTTGCAATTATACCCCCTATGAGAAGTTCTTATGCCTCCCACTGTAACGACTCAGTCGACAGCATCAACCTCGTTGATGTCGGAAGCGGCGCGGGGCTTCCCGGATTGATTTTAGCTATTGCTTGCCCAG ATTGGAAGGTAACCCTATTAGAGTCTATGAACAAGCGCTGCGTTTTCTTGGAGAATGCCATAGGTCTTGCTGGCTTGTCTAATGTCCGAGTTGTGAGAGGAAGAGCGGAG AATTTGGGGCAGGATCTTTGCTTCAGAGAAAAATTTGATGTAGCAGTGGCAAGGGCGGTTGCAGAGATGAGAATCTTAG CTGAATACTGTCTTCCACTGGTTCGCGTTGGTGGTCTATTTGTAGCTGCAAAGGGTCATGATCCTCAG GAGGAAGTTAGAAATGCAGAAAGAGCAATTCAAATGATGGGTTCTTCCCTGTTGCAACTTTCCTCAG GTGGATATTTTGCCTGTATGATCCATTCCATACATTTTCAGTCTTCACCTCTGCGGCTAGGATATGAGTTCTTTGCCTGCACATATTTTTGGCACTTAATCATGTTGTTTTTTG TGTTCCTTGTATGCCCAGTGGAGTCACACAGCCCATATGGACAGCGAACTGCCATTATATGTTTGAAAGATCGCCCCACCCCAAGAAAGTATCCTCGTGATCCGGGGGTACCAGCAAAAGCACCACTGTAA
- the LOC121235746 gene encoding ribosomal RNA small subunit methyltransferase G isoform X4 produces MLVWRGMVPNIQFSRGNFFKHLPASTPTSICCPCNIISTGTLFTTRALRSSYFESLASHQKDQVHLYVDTLLQWNQRMNLTAVTEVNEVMERHIEDSLAIIPPMRSSYASHCNDSVDSINLVDVGSGAGLPGLILAIACPDWKVTLLESMNKRCVFLENAIGLAGLSNVRVVRGRAENLGQDLCFREKFDVAVARAVAEMRILAEYCLPLVRVGGLFVAAKGHDPQWSHTAHMDSELPLYV; encoded by the exons ATGTTGGTTTGGCGTGGTATGGTTCCCAACATTCAATTTTCTCGGGGGAATTTCTTCAAGCACCTTCCGGCTTCGACACCAACGTCTATTTGTTGCCCGTGCAACATCATAAGCACTGGAACCTTATTCACTACTCGAGCACTTAGATCTTCCTATTTCGAATCCCTTGCTTCCCATCAAAAGGATCAGGTCCATCTCTACGTTGACACTCTTCTCCAATGGAACCAG AGAATGAATCTTACCGCCGTTACAGAGGTAAATGAGGTTATGGAAAGGCACATTGAGGATTCACTTGCAATTATACCCCCTATGAGAAGTTCTTATGCCTCCCACTGTAACGACTCAGTCGACAGCATCAACCTCGTTGATGTCGGAAGCGGCGCGGGGCTTCCCGGATTGATTTTAGCTATTGCTTGCCCAG ATTGGAAGGTAACCCTATTAGAGTCTATGAACAAGCGCTGCGTTTTCTTGGAGAATGCCATAGGTCTTGCTGGCTTGTCTAATGTCCGAGTTGTGAGAGGAAGAGCGGAG AATTTGGGGCAGGATCTTTGCTTCAGAGAAAAATTTGATGTAGCAGTGGCAAGGGCGGTTGCAGAGATGAGAATCTTAG CTGAATACTGTCTTCCACTGGTTCGCGTTGGTGGTCTATTTGTAGCTGCAAAGGGTCATGATCCTCAG TGGAGTCACACAGCCCATATGGACAGCGAACTGCCATTATATGTTTGA